In a single window of the Chloroflexota bacterium genome:
- a CDS encoding NAD+ synthase codes for MNDISERLRINTDLARKILVSFIREEVTRTGLSRAVIGLSGGIDSALSCALAVEALGAGNVLAVRMPYKTSSPESLADADLLINKFNLHNNLVVEITSMVDPLFEHVPDADSKRRGNAMARARMIVLYDQSSAFNGLVIGTGNKTEILLGYTTIFGDAASALNPLGDLYKTQVRQLATAVGVPAPIIDKPPTADLWMGQTDEGELGFTYERVDQLLYLLVDQRYRRDEAIAAGFEPEFVDRVLTTIRRNQFKRMPPLIAKLSNRTVGYDFLYLRDWGS; via the coding sequence ATGAATGACATTTCGGAACGACTGCGTATCAACACTGATCTGGCTCGCAAGATTCTAGTTTCATTCATCCGCGAGGAGGTGACGCGCACCGGACTCTCGCGGGCGGTGATCGGCTTGTCGGGCGGCATTGATTCGGCGCTGTCGTGCGCGCTGGCCGTTGAGGCGCTGGGGGCCGGGAACGTGCTGGCCGTGCGCATGCCTTACAAAACCTCCTCGCCCGAAAGCCTGGCCGACGCCGACCTGCTCATCAACAAGTTCAACCTTCACAACAACCTTGTGGTCGAGATCACCTCGATGGTTGACCCGCTCTTCGAGCATGTGCCGGACGCCGACAGCAAGCGGCGCGGCAACGCCATGGCCCGCGCCCGGATGATCGTCCTCTACGATCAGTCGTCGGCTTTCAACGGGCTGGTGATCGGAACCGGCAACAAGACCGAAATCCTGCTCGGCTACACCACCATCTTCGGCGACGCGGCCTCGGCCCTCAACCCGCTGGGCGACCTCTACAAGACGCAGGTGCGCCAACTGGCAACCGCCGTCGGCGTGCCAGCGCCCATCATTGACAAGCCGCCCACCGCCGACCTGTGGATGGGCCAGACCGACGAGGGCGAACTCGGCTTCACCTACGAGCGCGTGGATCAACTGCTCTACCTGTTGGTGGATCAGCGCTACCGCCGTGACGAAGCCATCGCCGCCGGTTTCGAGCCGGAGTTCGTGGACAGAGTCCTAACCACCATCCGCCGCAACCAGTTCAAGCGCATGCCGCCCCTCATTGCCAAGCTTAGCAACCGGACGGTGGGATACGACTTTTTGTATTTGAGGGATTGGGGGAGTTGA
- a CDS encoding DUF2277 domain-containing protein: MCRSIKKLRNPDEPPTDDEVRAAALQFVRKVSGYRAPSRANEEAFNHAVDVVAEATRRLLADLKTPGQEKPPTDFG; the protein is encoded by the coding sequence ATGTGCCGAAGCATCAAAAAACTCCGCAACCCCGACGAACCGCCCACCGACGATGAAGTGCGCGCCGCCGCTCTGCAATTCGTCCGCAAAGTGAGCGGCTACCGTGCTCCCTCACGGGCCAACGAAGAAGCCTTCAATCACGCTGTTGACGTTGTTGCCGAAGCAACGCGCCGGTTGTTGGCCGATCTGAAAACCCCCGGTCAAGAGAAGCCGCCAACTGATTTCGGTTAA
- a CDS encoding BMP family ABC transporter substrate-binding protein, whose amino-acid sequence MSKFTSLPLKAAFLFLLIIAFSACAFGSIDGNGPNATPAGATSEPPPSEAAPTQSPTVEPPPTAPPVSTVTVGFVARAANAPAGSIPALSLNGMQLVASTNSALFQLDLIEIEALDSADPEAAIAMAVGHGDTIIVVAGADLAEVTRNAAQAHPEATFVGVDQPGDETLANYYTLGGPGSRLDQEGFVAGALAGYVTQERIVGLVVVANTLEGKLYTNGFTHGLRYACGDCKLWTIELENTTDLETGAGTAARLKEVKADVIFAAAGEAGNAGLEAAAAQGTWVIGLGQDEAATLTVGADKVLNSVLRRPDLLLPSVIMNLLAGTPPAKSIPFDLANGLSLASNFGPNVSPAVAGLMDELLPQLASGFLDTGVDPATGEVR is encoded by the coding sequence ATGTCTAAATTCACTTCACTACCGCTCAAGGCGGCATTTTTATTTCTGCTCATAATTGCGTTCAGCGCGTGCGCCTTCGGATCCATTGATGGCAATGGCCCGAATGCAACTCCGGCCGGGGCGACGAGCGAGCCGCCCCCATCAGAGGCGGCCCCCACCCAGAGTCCAACGGTGGAGCCGCCACCCACCGCCCCGCCTGTTTCTACCGTCACCGTTGGCTTTGTCGCCCGCGCCGCCAACGCGCCCGCCGGTTCAATCCCGGCCCTGAGCTTGAACGGCATGCAACTTGTTGCCTCCACGAACTCGGCCCTCTTTCAGTTGGACCTCATCGAGATTGAGGCGCTGGACTCGGCAGACCCGGAAGCGGCGATCGCCATGGCCGTCGGTCACGGCGATACGATCATTGTGGTCGCGGGAGCTGACCTGGCTGAAGTCACGCGCAACGCGGCGCAAGCGCATCCAGAAGCCACATTTGTCGGCGTGGATCAACCCGGCGACGAAACGCTGGCCAACTACTACACGTTGGGCGGGCCGGGGAGCCGGCTCGATCAGGAAGGATTTGTGGCCGGGGCGCTGGCCGGATACGTCACACAGGAGCGCATTGTGGGCCTGGTAGTTGTCGCCAACACGCTCGAAGGCAAGCTTTACACGAACGGCTTTACTCACGGTTTGCGTTACGCTTGCGGCGATTGCAAATTGTGGACGATTGAACTGGAGAACACGACCGACCTTGAAACCGGGGCGGGCACAGCGGCGCGGCTCAAAGAAGTTAAAGCGGATGTGATATTCGCCGCCGCCGGCGAGGCAGGCAACGCCGGGCTGGAAGCCGCCGCCGCGCAGGGGACGTGGGTGATCGGCCTCGGGCAGGATGAGGCGGCCACACTCACCGTTGGCGCTGACAAGGTGTTGAACAGCGTCCTTCGCCGCCCCGATTTGTTGTTGCCGTCGGTGATCATGAATCTGCTGGCCGGCACGCCGCCGGCTAAATCCATTCCATTTGATCTGGCCAATGGCCTCTCTCTGGCTTCCAACTTTGGCCCGAATGTCAGCCCGGCAGTTGCCGGATTGATGGATGAACTGCTGCCGCAGTTGGCCTCCGGCTTTTTGGATACGGGCGTTGACCCGGCGACGGGCGAGGTGCGATAG
- a CDS encoding response regulator transcription factor, giving the protein MKRQRIMLVDDHEVVRLGLRALIDRHPDMEVVAEAASASEAVTKANAYKPDVVVLDIRLPGASGIDACREISADLPGTKIIMLTSYAEDEMLFAAIRAGAAGYVLKQAGGQDLIRAIETVGRGDSLLDPAITERVFAEVRRAARQFESEAFAKLTEQERRVLALVADGKTNREIAHSLHLGEGTVRNYVSSILSKLSVANRAEAAAYAIKHNLKDTLES; this is encoded by the coding sequence ATGAAACGCCAACGCATTATGTTAGTAGATGATCATGAAGTGGTGCGGCTCGGCCTGCGCGCCCTGATTGACCGCCACCCCGACATGGAAGTGGTGGCCGAGGCCGCCAGCGCCAGTGAAGCCGTGACCAAAGCCAACGCCTACAAACCGGATGTCGTCGTTTTGGACATCCGCCTGCCGGGCGCGAGCGGCATTGACGCCTGCCGCGAAATCTCCGCCGACCTGCCCGGAACTAAAATCATCATGCTCACCAGCTACGCCGAAGACGAAATGCTCTTCGCCGCCATTCGCGCCGGCGCGGCGGGCTATGTGCTAAAACAGGCCGGCGGCCAGGATTTGATCCGGGCGATTGAAACGGTGGGCCGGGGCGACTCGCTTCTCGACCCGGCCATCACCGAGCGCGTCTTTGCCGAAGTGCGCCGGGCCGCCCGCCAATTTGAATCCGAAGCGTTTGCCAAGCTTACCGAACAGGAACGCCGGGTGCTGGCCCTGGTGGCCGACGGCAAGACCAACCGCGAGATCGCCCACAGCCTGCACCTGGGTGAAGGCACGGTGCGCAACTACGTGTCGAGCATTCTTTCCAAACTGTCCGTTGCCAACCGCGCCGAAGCCGCCGCCTACGCCATTAAACACAACCTCAAAGACACGCTCGAGTCCTGA
- a CDS encoding GAF domain-containing sensor histidine kinase produces MNAQLLALRDSVLAISTDLSLPEVLQRIVNAAALLADAQYAALGVPDETGRALAEFITVGLSPEERERISHWPRGLGLLGIILREGRSVRVRDIAADPRSVGFPPGHPVMGSFLGVPILYKGQCLGNLYLTNKKSADEFSEADQALIELLAAHAASAIQNARLYHSIMKHSRELEERNRELAALNAVAVATSHYLDLNRVMIEALDQVLSVSGAEAGEIFLRHELTDEMVMALHRGIFPEAFQSITTFRLGEGFPGQVALTGQPIVSNDLANDGRYLRKQVVSAGFKAYACIPLFARGKVVGSLDLAARAPGAFDESSLTLLTAIGHQIGVAVENARLYEQVAQLAVLEERQRIGMDLHDGVIQSIYAVGLQLEYIQGLIDDGEAANARERLGGAIDGLNNTIREIRSYILDMRPLNFQGDDLNDGLRRLAAEFKANTLVITDLELAPEANDELNSEARIALFQITQEALANVAKHAHANRVLLRLATNSERVLLEIQDNGQGLPPRGTPRRVGHGLSNMARRAQAIGAEFETNSLPSKGMAILVRVPKHRQP; encoded by the coding sequence ATGAACGCTCAACTGCTCGCTCTGCGCGACTCGGTACTGGCAATTTCGACAGACTTGTCTCTGCCGGAAGTGCTTCAGCGGATTGTGAACGCCGCCGCCCTGCTGGCCGACGCTCAGTACGCGGCCCTCGGTGTCCCCGACGAAACCGGGCGGGCGCTGGCCGAGTTTATCACTGTTGGGCTGTCGCCCGAAGAGCGCGAGCGCATTAGCCACTGGCCGCGCGGGCTGGGGTTGTTGGGCATCATTTTGCGCGAGGGCCGATCAGTGCGCGTCCGCGACATTGCCGCCGACCCCCGTTCAGTCGGTTTCCCACCCGGTCACCCGGTGATGGGCAGTTTCCTGGGCGTCCCCATCCTCTACAAAGGCCAGTGCCTCGGCAACCTTTACCTGACCAACAAGAAAAGCGCCGACGAATTCAGCGAGGCCGATCAGGCGCTGATCGAATTGCTGGCCGCTCACGCCGCCAGCGCGATTCAAAACGCCCGTCTCTATCACTCCATAATGAAGCACAGCCGGGAACTAGAGGAGCGCAACCGCGAACTGGCCGCTCTCAACGCCGTGGCCGTAGCCACCAGCCATTATCTTGATCTCAATCGAGTCATGATCGAGGCGCTGGATCAGGTGTTGTCGGTTTCGGGCGCGGAGGCGGGCGAGATTTTCCTGCGCCACGAATTGACGGACGAGATGGTCATGGCCCTGCACCGGGGCATATTTCCGGAAGCGTTTCAATCCATCACCACCTTCAGACTGGGCGAGGGCTTTCCGGGCCAGGTGGCTTTGACGGGCCAGCCGATAGTATCGAATGACCTGGCGAACGATGGCCGCTATTTGCGGAAGCAGGTGGTGAGCGCCGGTTTCAAAGCCTACGCCTGCATTCCTTTGTTTGCCAGAGGCAAGGTGGTGGGGAGCCTCGATCTGGCGGCTCGCGCTCCGGGCGCTTTCGACGAATCGAGCCTGACTTTGTTGACGGCCATCGGCCACCAGATCGGCGTGGCCGTTGAAAATGCGCGGCTGTATGAGCAGGTGGCTCAATTGGCCGTGCTCGAAGAACGCCAGCGCATTGGCATGGATTTGCACGATGGAGTCATTCAGTCCATTTACGCCGTCGGCCTCCAGTTGGAGTATATTCAGGGCCTGATTGACGACGGCGAAGCGGCCAACGCCCGCGAACGGCTGGGCGGGGCTATTGACGGCCTGAACAATACCATTCGCGAGATACGCTCTTACATTCTCGATATGCGCCCGCTTAACTTTCAGGGCGACGACCTCAACGACGGCTTGCGGCGGCTGGCCGCCGAGTTCAAGGCCAACACGCTGGTAATCACCGATCTGGAACTGGCCCCGGAAGCCAACGACGAGTTAAATTCGGAAGCGCGCATCGCCCTCTTTCAGATCACTCAAGAGGCGCTGGCCAACGTGGCCAAACACGCCCACGCCAACCGGGTTTTGCTTCGGCTTGCGACAAACTCCGAGCGAGTCCTGTTGGAAATTCAAGACAACGGCCAGGGCCTGCCGCCTCGCGGCACGCCGAGGCGGGTGGGGCACGGCCTCTCGAACATGGCCCGGCGGGCGCAGGCCATTGGCGCCGAGTTTGAAACGAACAGCCTGCCCAGCAAAGGAATGGCGATCCTGGTGCGCGTGCCCAAACATCGCCAACCATAA
- the icd gene encoding NADP-dependent isocitrate dehydrogenase: MTYQYIKVPETGDKISIAGGAQGISVPDRPIIPFIEGDGTGRDIWRASVRVLDAAVAKAYGGQRQIQWMEVYAGEKCFNLFSTWLLDETVDAFREYLVGIKGPLTTPIGGGIRSLNVALRKLLDLYACVRPVRWFTGVPSPVKRPQDVDMVIFRENTEDIYTGIDLENGSDDNNRFKQLLKEHFPKEYAKMRFPDTAGIGVKPVSQEGTERLVRAAIQYALANKRKSITLAHKGNIMKYTEGAFRNWGYALAEREFGDKVYTWERWERTKKDKGEEAANAEQKAALASGKLLIKDVIADIVFQQTITRATEFDMIATMNLNGDYLSDALAAQVGGIGIAPGGNINYDTGHAVFEATHGTAPKYADLDKVNPGSVILSGEMMLRYLGWTEAADLIVKGMDGAIGAKTVTYDFARLMDGAKEVKCSEFGDAVIAWMDGKKREMARKTGKKTAKKKAVVKKKTVARKKAAKKTRR; the protein is encoded by the coding sequence ATGACTTACCAATATATCAAAGTCCCGGAAACGGGCGACAAGATCAGCATTGCCGGTGGCGCGCAGGGCATTAGTGTGCCCGATCGGCCCATCATCCCTTTTATCGAGGGCGACGGCACGGGGCGCGACATCTGGCGGGCCTCGGTGCGCGTGCTCGACGCGGCGGTGGCTAAAGCCTACGGCGGCCAGCGGCAGATTCAGTGGATGGAGGTGTACGCCGGAGAAAAATGCTTCAACCTGTTCAGCACCTGGTTGCTGGATGAAACCGTGGACGCCTTCCGCGAATACCTGGTGGGGATCAAGGGGCCGCTCACCACGCCCATCGGCGGCGGCATCCGGAGTCTCAATGTGGCCCTGCGGAAACTGCTCGACTTGTATGCTTGTGTCCGCCCGGTGCGCTGGTTCACCGGTGTGCCGTCGCCGGTGAAACGGCCTCAGGACGTGGACATGGTGATCTTCCGTGAGAACACGGAAGACATTTACACCGGCATCGATCTCGAAAACGGCTCCGACGACAACAACCGCTTCAAGCAGTTGCTCAAGGAACACTTTCCGAAAGAGTATGCCAAGATGCGGTTCCCCGACACGGCGGGCATCGGCGTGAAACCCGTTTCGCAGGAAGGCACCGAGCGGCTGGTGCGAGCCGCGATCCAGTACGCGCTGGCGAACAAACGCAAGAGCATAACCCTGGCTCACAAGGGCAACATTATGAAGTACACCGAGGGCGCATTCCGCAATTGGGGCTACGCCCTGGCCGAGCGCGAATTCGGCGACAAGGTGTACACGTGGGAGCGGTGGGAGCGGACGAAAAAGGACAAGGGCGAAGAGGCGGCCAATGCTGAGCAAAAGGCGGCCCTGGCTTCGGGCAAGTTGTTGATCAAAGACGTGATCGCCGATATCGTCTTCCAGCAAACGATCACTCGCGCCACCGAGTTCGATATGATCGCCACCATGAATTTGAACGGCGACTATCTCTCCGATGCCCTCGCCGCGCAGGTGGGCGGCATTGGCATCGCCCCCGGCGGCAACATCAACTACGACACCGGCCACGCCGTGTTCGAGGCCACGCACGGAACCGCGCCCAAATATGCCGACCTCGACAAGGTGAACCCCGGCTCGGTCATCCTCTCCGGCGAGATGATGTTGCGTTACCTGGGCTGGACGGAAGCCGCCGACCTGATCGTCAAAGGCATGGACGGCGCGATTGGGGCCAAGACCGTGACCTACGATTTTGCCCGCCTGATGGACGGCGCGAAGGAAGTGAAGTGTAGCGAGTTCGGCGACGCGGTGATTGCCTGGATGGATGGGAAGAAAAGGGAAATGGCGCGAAAGACAGGAAAGAAGACTGCTAAAAAGAAGGCGGTTGTAAAGAAGAAAACGGTTGCCAGAAAAAAGGCGGCTAAAAAAACCAGACGGTAA
- a CDS encoding sigma-70 family RNA polymerase sigma factor produces MFPRSNQDWLWALNESPGEAQTEALDELHDFLLRAVLVYLSQNRHELAEWGRQAVRGLAEDLAQEALLEVRDNLHTFRGESKFTTWACRVVINRAASELRRRRYSDLSLDSLRENEPAVFQSLVADKERAEPEHLAERRNYLALLREIVETELGERQRLAVIAVHWQGRSMDEVAEALGLSRNALYKLLHDARKNIRDQLIARHLTPGDILAAFEE; encoded by the coding sequence ATGTTCCCGCGTTCAAATCAGGACTGGTTGTGGGCGCTCAACGAATCGCCCGGCGAGGCTCAGACCGAGGCGCTGGATGAATTGCACGATTTCCTCCTGCGCGCTGTTCTGGTTTACCTGTCTCAAAACCGCCATGAGTTGGCCGAGTGGGGACGGCAAGCGGTGCGCGGCCTGGCCGAAGACCTGGCCCAGGAAGCCCTGCTTGAAGTGCGCGACAACCTGCACACCTTTCGCGGCGAGTCCAAATTTACTACCTGGGCCTGCCGCGTCGTCATCAACCGCGCCGCCAGCGAATTGCGACGGCGGCGCTACAGCGACCTCTCGCTCGACAGCCTGCGCGAAAACGAACCGGCGGTCTTCCAATCCCTCGTCGCCGACAAAGAAAGGGCCGAACCGGAACACCTGGCCGAACGGCGCAACTACCTGGCCCTGCTCCGCGAGATCGTCGAGACCGAACTTGGCGAGCGCCAGCGTTTGGCCGTCATCGCCGTTCACTGGCAGGGCCGTTCGATGGACGAAGTGGCCGAGGCGCTCGGCCTCTCCCGCAACGCCCTTTATAAACTCTTGCACGACGCCCGCAAAAACATCCGCGACCAGCTCATCGCCCGCCACCTCACCCCGGGCGATATCTTGGCCGCCTTCGAGGAATAG